A region from the Palaemon carinicauda isolate YSFRI2023 chromosome 16, ASM3689809v2, whole genome shotgun sequence genome encodes:
- the LOC137655387 gene encoding uncharacterized protein → MDKLVKEENLQGAFPYLDNISIAGHTQEQHDQKVQWFLEVINKRNITLNVTKTIKSVCTINILNYCVGDGVIKPDMERLRPLRELTTPNSQGFLKRVEWDASEVAVSAVLNQNGRPVAFMSRTLQGSEVHYQIVEKEAMAIVEAGLSPTTTHQEFPEGMGLHPEAEIRTEAASPPVRRSTRVTRAPKRYGWD, encoded by the exons atggataagttgGTAAAAGAGgaaaacttacaaggtgctttcccatatttggacaatatctctattgctggacacactcaagaacaacatgatcagaaGGTGCAGTGGTTTCTTGaggtcatcaacaagaggaacATAACTCTCAATGttactaaaactattaaatctgtgtGTACCATTAATATTCTTAACTACTGTGTGGGGGATGGTGTAATAAAGcctgacatggaaagactccggCCTCTACGAGAACTAACAACTCCCAATAGTCAAGGATTtttaaagagg gtcgaatgggatgcctcggaagtagcagtctcagcagtactcaaccagaatggcaGGCCTGTGGCCTTCATGTCTAGGACTTTACAAGGAAGTGAAGTTCACTATCAGAtcgtagagaaggaagccatggctatcgtggaggctggac tgtcacccacgacaacccatcaagagtttccagaaggtatgggacttcacccagaagctgaaattagaacagagGCTGCATCGCCTCCAGTACGTAGATCAACCCGGGTGACAAGGGCTCCGAAACGATATGGGTGGGATTGA